CGCCAACCGGGGCTGGTAGTGGGCCGCGAGCCGATGATCGGCGTCCTGGCCCTCCAGGGCGACGTACGGGAGCATCTGACGGCCCTGGCCGCGGCGGGCGCCGCGGCCGGGCCGGTCCGGCGGCCCGAGGAACTGGCCGGGGTCGACGGCCTGGTGATCCCCGGCGGGGAGTCCACCACGATGTCCAAGCTGGCCCATCTCTTCGGGATGATGGAGCCGCTGCGCGAGCGGGTCCGCGCCGGGATGCCCGTCTACGGCACCTGCGCCGGTCTGATCATGCTCGCCGACAAGATCCTCGACCCCCGCTCGGACCAGGAGACCATCGGCGGCATCGACATGATCGTCCGCCGTAACGCCTTCGGGCGGCAGAACGAGTCCTTCGAGGCGGCCGTCGAGCTGACGGGCGTCGACGGCGGCCCCGTCGAGGGCGTCTTCATCCGCGCCCCGTGGGTGGAGTCCACCGGCGCCGACGTGCGGATCCTGGCCCAGCACGGCGGCCATGTCGTCGCCGTGCGGCAGGGAAACGCGCTCGCGACCTCGTTCCACCCCGAGCTGACCGGCGATCACCGGGTGCACCGGCTCTTCACCGAGATGGTGCGCGACGCGGGGTGACCCGATCCCGGTAGGATCTCTGGCGAACACCGTGCAGCAGGCAGCAGTGGGTAACGCGAAGGAGACAGGCAGATGTCCGGCCACTCTAAATGGGCTACGACGAAGCACAAGAAGGCCGTGATCGACGCCAAGCGTGGCAAGCTCTTCGCGAAGCTGATCAAGAACATCGAGGTCGCGGCCCGC
The nucleotide sequence above comes from Streptomyces clavuligerus. Encoded proteins:
- the pdxT gene encoding pyridoxal 5'-phosphate synthase glutaminase subunit PdxT; amino-acid sequence: MIGVLALQGDVREHLTALAAAGAAAGPVRRPEELAGVDGLVIPGGESTTMSKLAHLFGMMEPLRERVRAGMPVYGTCAGLIMLADKILDPRSDQETIGGIDMIVRRNAFGRQNESFEAAVELTGVDGGPVEGVFIRAPWVESTGADVRILAQHGGHVVAVRQGNALATSFHPELTGDHRVHRLFTEMVRDAG